Proteins co-encoded in one Podospora pseudoanserina strain CBS 124.78 chromosome 7 map unlocalized CBS124.78p_7, whole genome shotgun sequence genomic window:
- a CDS encoding uncharacterized protein (COG:G; EggNog:ENOG503NZRH) — protein sequence MRNRQIGVLGAFLFLVFCVYSLSRSPGGLPRPRSPQKEPEDKPPEPPRIAIPITWTDDSNTKDTKPAPAPEGSHPIWYLTNQAEKEFEAVKGRQSRTLGEAVGEYKRRYGIPPPPNFDKWWDFATERGVVLVDEFDTVMELVTPFWGLKPATTRRRAREVIGFDDSLMGVQIRKGNVTSVFKARTAEWHQRGVLGMLEKFVGWLPDMDLAFNVNDESRVVVPFEDLERLVKVGLGVNMAKLKREKEPRNGWTDVGKVEGLDYEGRFDEGKLTRFNTFAHQPTWTHSRISCPPGSPARILEEGEQFDDRGRYSMGELGFVTNWTAMADICLTPSLQSTFGFFDRPNAYSVVHDLVPVFSPSKISSYQDLIFPSPWYYSGKVPYDPKKDPDWEEKMNRLYWRGSTTGGFSRNGGWRRQHRQRVVKKFNAVDKANILTNVGSSTSPNWTVASVPRGDYKSLLDVYFSHIGQCDPGDCAAQKEFFEIKEYAKQEDALKYKHVLDMDGNAFSGRFHAFLKSKSLVFKFAIFKEWHYEWLRPWAHYVPMSLKGEEWLELVRYFGEEGEGKREGERVAMQGREWAGKVLRGEDMEVWFFRLLLEYGRVVDDDRERIGFDM from the exons ATGCGCAACAGGCAGATTGGCGTCCTGGGGGCGTTTCTGTTCTTGGTGTTTTGTGTTTATTCTCTGTCAAGAAGCCCAGGGGGTTTACCCCGGCCCCGTTCACCGCAAAAGGAACCGGAGGACAAGCCGCCTGAACCACCCAGGATAGCAATCCCCATCACCTGGACCGACGACTCCAACACAAAAGACACCAAACCCGCCCCTGCCCCAGAGGGGTCGCATCCGATATGGTACCTGACCAACCAAGCAGAGAAGGAGTTTGAAGCTGTGAAAGGGAGGCAGAGCAGAACTTTGGGAGAAGCGGTGGGGGAGTATAAACGCCGGTACGGGATACCGCCCCCCCCAAACTTTGACAAGTGGTGGGATTTCGCaacggagaggggggtggtgctggttgatgAGTTTGATACCGTCATGGAGTTAGTCACGCCGTTCTGGGGGCTGAAgccggcgacgacgaggaggagggcgagggaggtgatcgGGTTTGATGATTCGCTTATGGGGGTGCAGATCAGGAAGGGGAATGTCACTAGTGTTTTCAAGGCTAGGACGGCGGAGTGGCATCAGAGGGGTGTGCTGGGGATGCTGGAGAAGTTTGTGGGTTGGTTGCCGGATATGGACTTGGCGTTTAATGTCAATGATGAGAGTAGGGTTGTGGTGCCGTTtgaggatttggagaggctggtgaaggtggggttgggggttaaCATGGCGAAACTAAAGCGAGAAAAGGAGCCGAGGAATGGGTGGACTGATGTGGGAAAAGTGGAAGGGTTGGACTACGAGGGACGGTTTGATGAGGGGAAGCTGACGAGGTTTAACACTTTTGCTCATCAGCCTACTTGGACGCACTCGAGGATCTCGTGCCCGCCTGGGAGCCCGGCGAGGAtattggaggagggggagcagtTTGATGATCGGGGGAGGTACTCGAtgggggagctggggttTGTGACGAACTGGACTGCGATGGCGGATATATGTCTTACGCCTTCGCTCCAGTCGACGTTTGGGTTTTTTGACAGGCCGAACGCGTATTCTGTCGTTCATGATCTTGTTCCGGTTTTTTCGCCGAGCAAGATTTCGAGTTATCAGGATCTTATCTTTCCTTCTCCGTGGTATTACTCGGGGAAAGTCCCGTACGACCCGAAGAAGGATCCGGACTGGGAAGAGAAGATGAACCGGTTGTACTGGCGTGGCTCGACGACGGGGGGTTTCTCGCGCAATggaggctggaggaggcagcACAggcagagggtggtgaagaagttcAATGCGGTGGACAAGGCTAATATTCTTACCAATGTGGGCAGTTCTACCTCGCCTAACTGGACGGTTGCTTCTGTTCCCCGGGGGGACTACAAGTCTTTGTTGGATGTTTATTTCAGCCACATTGGGCAGTGCGACCCGGGCGATTGTGCCGCGCAGAAAGAATTCTTTGAGATTAAAGAGTATGCCAAGCAGGAAGACGCGCTCAAGTACAAGCATGTGCTTGACATGGACGGGAATGCCTTTTCGGGGAGATTTCACGCGTTTTTGAAGAGCAAGAGCTTGGTTTTCAAGTTTGCCATCTTCAAGGAGTGGCATTATGAGTGGTTGAGGCCGTGGGCGCACTATGTGCCCATGAGCCtcaagggggaggagtggctggagctggtgaggtatttcggggaggagggggagggaaaacgagagggggagagggtggcgatgcaggggagggagtgggcGGGCAAagttttgaggggggaggacatGGAGGTTTGGTTTTTtaggttgttgttgga GtatgggagggtggtggatgatgataggGAGAGGATCGGGTTTGATATGTGA
- a CDS encoding uncharacterized protein (BUSCO:EOG09264331; EggNog:ENOG503NWA0; COG:K): protein MSRPEKYSQDYIARIRYSNALPPPPIPPKLLNIPSVGLASGQYTNPNFASHLARIQPLNIEADGELGMPLDLVGMPGVFDGDESSIQAPSEPPPIHPHDRALLRPLGSLGKPKSQNQGVSFLRRTEYISNTPTTVSRPKADPFLRPSAGNAAPKRPIKRKASPEPDRGTPAWIKRRIEKSFEAAAVGLADRTKVKHPSKRTNCTIVESFPLLPDLEAFPDSGAYVTVKFQTNPVTATDKYDTRMLSGILKPITRSQAEDEAYQQAYEAWARDPDHTPKPLQMMNYDFYLPQDGKTGERFREKFDVDNPDKEKESLYTATDGDGRGVFKFPRVRAYETATEKEMDHHTKYAEEVILAYRNDETGSKGRRDDSAQKGVYYYPVMQRTTIRNQRTKNIARTIGVLPQGEEEEARVGELEVTVGEPSEELRQELERFKSMPVGMLMGMRIELEEKVAFLGSGFWRVIEG from the exons ATGTCGCGACCAGAAAAGTACTCGCAGGATTACATTGCGAGAATCCGATACTCCAAtgccctccctccacctcccatcccgcCGAAGCTGCTGAACATCCCCAGCGTTGGTCTAGCTAGCGGCCAGtacaccaaccccaacttcGCGTCCCATCTCGCCCGCATTCAGCCATTGAACATCGAGGCCGATGGCGAACTCGGAATGCCGCTCGATCTGGTGGGGATGCCGGGTGTTtttgatggcgatgagagCT CAATCCAAGCCCCCTCCGAGCCTCCCCCGATCCATCCCCACGACAGagccctcctccgtcccctCGGCAGCCTAGGCAAGCCCAAGTCCCAGAACCAGGGCGTGTCCTTCCTCCGCCGGACGGAATACATCTCCaacactcccaccaccgtctcccgCCCCAAAGCCGACCCCTTCCTTCGGCCCTCGGCCGGCAACGCCGCTCCCAAGCGCCCCATCAAGCGCAAGGCCTCCCCAGAGCCAGACAGGGGAACACCAGCCTGGATCAAGCGGCGCATCGAGAAATCATTCGAAGCCGCGGCCGTCGGCCTGGCGGACAGGACTAAAGTCAAGCACCCCTCCAAACGCACCAACTGCACCATTGTCGAGTCGTTCCCCCTCTTGCCCGACCTGGAAGCCTTTCCCGACTCTGGCGCCTACGTCACGGTCAAGTTCCAGACCAACCCCGTCACTGCAACGGACAAGTACGACACCCGCATGCTGTCTGGTATTCTCAAGCCCATCACCCGCTCCcaggccgaggacgaggcctACCAGCAGGCGTATGAGGCTTGGGCCCGCGATCCGGATCACACCCCTAAGCCGTTGCAGATGATGAACTACGACTTTTACCTACCGCAGGATGGCAagacgggggagaggttCCGGGAGAAATTCGATGTGGACAACCCGGATAAGGAGAAGGAGTCGTTGTATACCGCTACTGATGGCGATGGTAGGGGTGTTTTCAAGTTTCCGAGGGTCAGGGCGTATGAGACGGCTACGGAAAAGGAGATGGATCACCATACGAAATATGCGGAGGAGGTTATCCTTGCGTATCGGAATGATGAGACGGGGAGCAAGGGACGGAGGGATGATAGTGCGCAGAAGGGGGTTTATTACTACCCTGTCATGCAGAGGACCACGATTCGGAACCAGAGGACGAAGAATATTGCGAGGACGATTGGGGTGCTGCCgcagggtgaggaggaggaggcgagggtgggggagctggaggttACGGTTGGGGAGCCGAGTGAGGAGTTGAGgcaggagttggagaggttTAAGAGCATGCCTGTTGG gatgctgatggggatgaggattGAGTTGGAAGAAAAAGTGGCTTTTTTAGGCTCGGGGTTTTGGCGCGTTATTGAGGGTTGA